CGTTTCAGTCTATCACGCTCCTCCTTCGATAATCGAACGATGTACTTTTTCATCGACCACCTCCTTGTTTGCACAAATATAGCGCAAACAATTTCGGAAGTCAATGACATGCCCAATAATATCATGTTGACGGGACACTACGGTGACGGACGATATGCCGACGCTCGATTTGAAGACCCCATGCGTACCGGCTTCGTCGATCATGAGCGGCGCATACATTTCGTAAATCTCCCAGCGCAATGCAAGATCAGCATATTCACTCTTGATGGCGATTTGGTGCGCGAGTTGGATCATCCGGGGAGATTCAGCGACACCGATTCGAAGCTGACATGGAACGTGAGGTCGGTCAACAATGAGATAGTCACAAGTGGGATATATCTGTTTGTCGTGGAATCAGAATGGGGGAATCAGATTGGGAAGTTGGTTATCATTCTCTGACGGCCACAAAAGAGAGAGTCGGCGACTATTGCCACCGACTCTATACAGAGAAAGGGTTGGAGCTTCCTCTAATCAATGATCGTTCCGTTGTCAGTCCGTTGTCATTCGAGTTGTCAATCCGCTGTCGATCTGTTGAAAAACCCTGGTGTAAAGCCGTTGTCATGCCCCGGTGTCAACGTGCTGCGCGCCCCGAAGTCAATCCCTGTTGACATCCAAGATGTCAGACCGTTGTCTTAGTGGGGAATATCGGTGTTTTGCAGGAATTGGCAAGGCGGCAAAAATACGCACTGAGGACGTATGCTTTTATACGCCCTTGAAGCCCTTGAGAAAGGCCGAAAGATTTATGTTCTTGTTAGCCAATTTGAGCTTTTTTCTAACCTTTTCGCGGTGTTTCTTGACTGTTCCGAGCGAAATAAAGAGCGCATCTGCAATCTCCTGCGAGGTTGCGCCATTTCTGATAAGATTGCATATCTCGACCTCACGAGGAGATAATCGAGAATATAGGTAGAGTATCTCGTCAGACGTCGAGGCCAGATCCTGCAGGCTGTTCTTAAGCAGATCGAGGAAGCTCCGATTTACTGTGCCATCGCTATTGACCAGCCTGTTCATAGCCGGTGTGAGCACTTGATCCACAGTCTCGGCGATTTTCGCTCTGATCTGCTTTCGCTCGTCATCGATATGCTCCAGGACCTCTCGCAGCGCTATGTTCTTCTCTACGAGCGCCTTACGTTCGACACTCAATTGTTCGTATGCTGATCTCAGGGCCTCGTCGGCGCGTTGACGATCCGTAATGTCTTCTCCGGAGCTTAGCGTCGCCACGATTCTCCCTTTATCATTGACAAGCAGAGCATTGTGCCAAGCGATCAGTCTCTCCTCACCGAATCTGTTCAGTATTGGATTCTCATAATATTCTGCTGGTTCGATGTGTCCCGCCATGAGTTCTTCGAATGTCGCCTTAGTCTCCGTCCTGCTGCTTTCGGGGACGAAGTTATTGAACCAGTTTCTGTTCAGGATATCGCGCTCTTCGAAGCCGAGAATCTCGCATCCCTTTCTATTGATTAGTGTAACCTCACCCCTATTGTTCAGCACCACAAATATTGCTCCAGCGATATCGAGATAGTTTTGCGCCCTGTCTCGCTCCTTCTGAACCTCCAGCTCCGCGCGTTTGCGTTCGGCGATTTCTGCTTTCAGCTGGGCCAGGTGCTCTGCATTTGACATCGCCAGCCCGATGGATCTCCCGATAGAGAGCAGGGTCTCACGTTCACGCTGGTCGAGAGGGTGTTCTTCTCTGAAGATAAGAACCATTGCTCCCTTAACTTCGTCCTGATGCGAGATTGGCACAGAAACTATGGTCACAAAGCCCTGGTCTGCGAGATGCTTCTGAACTCCGGTATATACGCGATTATCTTCGGTCAACTCTGGGGACACCATGATATCATTTTGCAGGACCGCCTTCCCTGTAAGGCTGCTTTCGATTGGCATGGTCTCCGCTGCTTTGACGGTTGCATCGGTAAATCCACGTGCATGCAGCAGCTCCAGTCGGTTAGCCTCCCTGTTGACAGAGAACATGCCGACAGATGGTGACTGACTATAGCGCATCATGGCCTCCACGGCGGCCTTGACGACATCATCAAAATCGAGGGAACGGTGCAGAGATCCGGAGACATCGATCATTGACACGAGCGCCATGTTTCGAGCTTCCAGTTCCGCCTGTGACTTTTTCAGCGCGTCTTCAGCCTTCTTTCGGTCTGTTATATCTGAGAAAGTCGAATAGACCTGAAACGGCTTGTCATCGCCCGGCTTGAATTGAGGCACTGCATTGACGCTTATCCATACCCAGTCTTCTATTCTGGGATTGAATATACCCATCACGACCTTATGCACTTCCTTTCCAGTACTCAGCGCCACTGTCGAAGGATAAGCATCGCGGGTGAATTCCGAACCATCCTCATGAATGGCTCTCCAGCCGGAGTCATGCGATGTCCTGCCGCTCATTTCGTCGAAAGACAGTCCCAGAATCCTCTCAGCCGTAGGATTGACTGATGTGATTCTGCCATCAGCATCCTGATAGACAACACCCTGAGCCATAGTCTCATACAGTGTGCGATATCTCTCCTCACTCTCCCGTAGCGCAACGATTGCGCGTTCTCGCGTCGTGATATCTCTGATTGCCGTAATTCTTGCCTTTGCTCCACCATATTGGACTATCTTGCCGCACGCCTCTACCGGGAATGTCGTTCCGTCTTTGCGCTTACAAACCGATTCATATGGAGAATCATAATCTGCCTCTATCTTTGCTGAGACGTCTTCCCTTTGCTCAGGTGCAAAGAGATCAATCACATTCATCCCGATCAGCTCTGTCATTTGGTAGCCGAAAAGCTCGGCGAACCGCTCACTTGCCTCAGCGACTTTGCTCGCTGTGCTGATCGCGTATCCGCCAAATGCAACCTCTGTCAACTTTCGATATCTCTGCTCGCTGTCTTCAAGAGCCTTATGAGCCTGCTTTCGTTCGGTGATGTCCCGAATGATCGCCAGCACTTCATTCTCCCCGGTAGCGTTCATCCTGCACTCGAAATTTCTCAGTTCGCCAGATATCAGCAATTCATATTCACATGTCTGCATCACGTTTGTTCTCAGAGCATTCTCAATAGCGTGCAAACTGACAGTGGCAACTTCAGGGGGCATGACATCCTGAACATTCTTGCCCAGGAACGCGCGCTCTTCCACGTACAAGTCCTCTGTCGGTGCGATGTAATCCAGAAATGTACCGTCCGAAGAGAACTGGAACATCAAGTCCGGATAAGTCCTGAGGATGGCACGTGTCCGCGCCTCGCTCTCCCGCAGGTCTTTCTCGACCTTCTTGCTGTCAGTTATGTTGCGAAGCGTGCCGATCATTCCGATGACTTCACCCGAATCGTCGCGGAGCAGAGAATTGTGCATCGCAGTTGGGAATTCGGTTCCGTCACGTTTGACATGCCATATCTCGCCTGTGAATTCTCCGGTGTCTGCAATCTGCTTGTTTGCAGCATTCACGGCAGCCATCTGCCCCGGCGTGTGGAAGACTGAAACGTGCCTTCCGAGAAGCTCATCCGGCTTGTAGCCGTGCATTTCCGCAAAAGCGTTGTTTATGAATTGCAGATGACCTTCCATATCGATCACCGCTATCCCTTCGGTACTCTGCGTGGCAATGGACGAGAGTATCTGCGACTGCCTGTCGGCGCTCCGCCTGCTCTCGGATGGCTTCAGGAGAAGCGCGGCCTGCCTTCCCGTTTGATTTGTCAGTGGCACAATCGTAATATCGGCGCTAAATACATCCTCTCCTGCAGCGCTGAATGGGATATCTCTGAAGTGAAGCTGTGTCTTGCTGGAAGTCCAGCTCATCAGTTCGTCTGCACGTGAGAAATCCTGTGAGGAAAGAAGTGAGGTCAACGTTGCCGACTTCAGATCACTTTCTGATCGGCCGAGCATCGAACAGGCAGACTTGTTCACATGAATAACCGAGGCTGAAGCGCCATCGACGACAATGATACCGTCAGACAAGACATCACAGATCAATCGAAGTTCTGGCGCTACCTCGTGAATCCCATCCGCTGGATTTCCTGATTGATCGCTGCTCTTCATAATCTCTCAATCAAAAGAGTAGTTTTCAGGTCTCCCCACTTTTTCGATCGTCTCGAGATTGAAAAGCCCAGGTGGCGGTTGCAGCTCTATGCCAGCATTCCCTTTCTCACAGACAGTATCACAAATTTGGACGGACTAGGCAAGACTTTTGTTGTGTTATTCTGAATTCTGTCTTTCGATCGAGATATAGTTCTTCTGTCTCTATTCTTACGCAATTCATATTGTCAGCGGTCACAACAGACGGGAGTTAATTGGATTACGTATTTGACAAACACATGCCGCACATATTATATGTGCCGTCATGGTCTATTTCTGGACAATCATCGCCTACCTGCTATTGCTGATCGCTGTGGGGGCTTACCGCAGCACTCGAGTCAAAACGCAGGATGACTTCATGGTGGCAGGCAGAAGGCTGTCGGCGCGGGTGCTGGTCGGAACCCTTCTGGCGACATGGATCGGGTCAGGCTCCATAATCGCAGGAGCCGGTCTCGCATACGATAAGGGCTTTTCCGCACTTTGGTTCGATGCCGGAGTCTGGATAGCTATCATCATCTTGTATCTGATTGCCGGAAGGGCGCGGAAACTCGCGCAGTACACCGTGCCTGACATTCTGGAGATTCGATACAATAAATATGCCAGGGTGCTGGGAACGATTGTTACGGTAGTGGCTTACACGGCTATTGTAAGCTACCAATTCCGCGCGGGTGGGATGGTACTGAATTTGATAACCGGCATCTCTGTCGATTATGGGATAATTATCACCGCTGCTTTTGTGATAGGTTACACGGTCCTTGCAGGGATGATCTCGGTGGCCTATACCGACGTTGTCAACGGCATTATCATGATAATCGGTCTCTTTCTTGCCTTGCCTTTTCTGATTAATGATGCTGGCGGTCTCAGCGAAATTGTGAAGAGATTGCCCGAGACTCACCTCGATCTTCTCGGCGATATGTCACTTCTGGAGGCGCTCGGGTACACGCTCCCCACTATGCTGCTCTTGCTCGGGGAATCCGGTATGTATCAGAGATTCTTCTCAGCGAAGGATGAGCAGACGGCGAAAAAATCGGTAGTCGGCTGGTTAATCGGCACGATTATTATCGAGACTTTGATAGTTGTCGTAGCAATTGTTGGCAGGTCGATCTTCAGCGATATCGACGGAGAGAAAGTCATTCTATATTCGGTGAGAGATGCACTGCCTGTCGCCATCGGCTGTCTCTGTCTTGCAGCAATTGTGGCGATCATAGTATCCACGGCAGATTCGTTCCTGCTGGTGCCCTCGACGAATTTGATGCGTGATATCTATCAGCGATTCATCAATCCTGGTGCCTCGCAGAAGCGAATTCTGCTCTATTCGCGGATTGTGGTTGTCATTCTCGGTATCTTTGCATTTGTGCAGGTGAGGTTTTTTGAAAAAGTACTCGAAATGGCAATATATGCTTACACCATGTACGGAGTCGGTATTACACCGGCGGTTATGGCGGCGTTCTTCTGGAAGAGGGCTACTGCTGCGGCGGGTGTCAGCTCGATAGCCGCCGGAATGACGGTCACCATCCTGTGGGAAGCCCTGAGTCAACCGTGGGGTTTGCCCACCGTCTATCCAGCGCTCGGACTGTCGCTGTTTTGCCTTATCTTCGTGAGCTTTGTGACCCCGAAACCTGACAGGGCGAAGGTGGAGCCCTTTTTCGAAAGGTGTTAACTGTGAGAGAGCTCCAGTGACCAAGGAGTAAATTGAGATGTCCAATGAAACCAATCACTATTTCATCAGTCCGGAAGAAATTCGATATATCGAGTTGATGCCCGGGGTAAAGTCAAGAATCCTGACCGGCTTGCTCGGCGAGAAGATGATGATGGTACTGACCACTGTCGAACCGGGCGAGACTGTGCCGTCGCACGCACATCCGCATGAGCAAATCGGGATGGTCTATTCCGGCAAGGCGTCATTTCGAGTCGGAAACGAGGAACGGGAGGTTTCGAGAAACGATTTTTTCTCGATCCCTGCCAATGTCGATCACGAAGCAACCTGCATTAGCGCCGAACCGTTTGTCGCTCTCGACATCTTTTGTCCGGTGCGAGAGGATATGGCTGAAAAGGCGAGAAAACTGGAATTGCCGAGGTAATCGACTTGTTGACAGCGAGAATGTTGCGCCGTTAGGAATCCCTTCCTGACGGCAGGATGGTTCGGGCAGGAAAGGATTCCTGTCCGCGCGATGAGGGGAATTTCTTGGAGGAGGAGCAATCCATGTGTTATCAGATTTCGTTTCGTGAAACTGCGTCAGCGCTGCTTGTGATTGTTGCGCTCGCATATTCTGGCTTTGCTGCGGTCGGTGACTGTGCGGTAAATTTCGCGGTTATTGGCGATCGTACCGGCGATCACATTGAAGGTATCTATGGTCAAATAATCGAACAGGTCGAAAAGCTTCATCCTGATTTCGCAATCACCGTTGGCGATCAGATCGAGGGATATGTTGAGGATGCCGCTATACTGGATACAGAGTGGGCCGAATACGATTCTATCGTTGCCGCGTTGAGTGTTCCGCTCTTTATCACGCCCGGAAACCACGACATTACGAACAGTTTTATGGGGGAGTACTACCAGGCTCACAGAGGCGAACCGTATTATTCAGTCGACCAGAACGGAATCCATCTGATCGTACTCGACAACAGCCGCTACAATACGACAACTGATTTCTCATCGGAGCAGCTCGATTGGCTGGCGGATGATCTCGAGAAGAATCGGGATGCCGAGTATACATTTGCGTTTATGCACAAGCCGTTCTGGTTTGATACCGTAGCAGATGGCAATCCCGATACGCTTCACAGCCTGTTTGTGAAATTCGGTGTGGACGGTGTCTTCTCGGGTCATTTTCATAGCTATTTCAATGGCACATTTGACGGCATCAATTACACCAGTGTGGGAAGTTCCGGTGGCGATGCGGATCCGGCGCCGACCGGCATGCATTTCCATTTCGTTTCTGTGACAATCGACGACAGCGGATTCTCGATCAATCCGATCACTCTCGATGGTGCGGTGCACCCGTGGGATGAGGTCACCGTATACGATGTCAAATTCGGCAATCAGATAAGATACCGGGGGGTCGAGATAGTGCGTCCTCTCGAAATAGGACAAGATCTGAATCTTGAAACGCAGACACTTGAAGTGTCGGTGACAAACCTAAACGAGGGACTCGAGATTTCCGATACGATTCGATGGGATTTGCCGGAGGGTTGGTCTGTCGAGCCGCAGATGCTGCCGTTCACCGTGCCGGTAGGGGATAAGCTGACTGCAGAATTCAAATTCTCGGTCGAAGGCGAATTGTATCCATTGCCCTCTTTCTCATTGACCTATCCCTTTGGTTCGAATAAGGTGTACACTGTCAAGAAGTATGCAAGAGCTGTTAGATCTGCAGAGTGCCTCCCCGCTACAGAAGCCCCGGTGATCGATGGCATTGTCAATGACGCGGCATGGGGCAGCCCGGTCAGCCGATTGTTTTCACCAGACGGTGGGATCGCTATCACAGATCCAGTCAATTTCTATTTCGCATACGACACCGACAATATCTACCTTGCAGCATATTGCTCCGAGCCGTTTGTTGATTCGATGAAGTCCGGGACCACCGAACGTGATGGCATGCTCTTCGGAGATGACTGCGTCGGATATTTCATTCAGCCGGATATCGACGAGGGTAAGGCATATATGATATATGTCAATGCAATTGGCACGGTATTCGACCAGGAGCTTGTCGTCGGTTACGATGGTTTCACGGACTACGATCCGAAATGGGATGGCTCTTATGAAGTCGTGGCCGGCAGGGGAGGGGATCATTGGAGTGTAGAAATCGCTATCCCGCTTGCGCAGTGGGGAGCGAAGGCAGAATCGGGTCAGAAATGGGGAATCAATTTCCGTCGCAAACAACCGAGATTTGGATCTGCAGCCGATTGGCAAACTCCGATAGATTACGCTCCCGATTCATATGGGAATCTGATAATGAAATAGCCGCACGACAGTTGGGCTGTTAGGCAAGTCCGTTGTGAGTTGTAGTCGTCATCGCGAGGAGCGAAGCGACGTGGCGATCTCCGACACTGCGCTGTCAGGAATCCCTTCCTGACAGCTTGATAATACGGGCAGGAAAGGATTCCTGCCTGCGCAAAACAGCTTCACACCGCGCTGTCGGGAATCCTTTGCTGACAGCCGAGTAATACGAGGGTGCATTGGGGCCGCAGCTATGAGCGACAGCAAAAACATTCGGAATATATCCTCGCACATCGGCTTGATCTATGCTGCGGCGATATGGGGATCAACGTTTATCATCGTCAAGGCGAGTCTCGACAATATCGATCCGGTCATACTTGTCGGATACCGCTTCACTTTCGCCGCGCTGGTGCTTGCCGGATTTCTGATCTATGAGCGAAAGCCGCTGTTCGCCCAGATCGGCAGAGGATGTGTGCTTGGGTTTTTCCTGTGGATGCTCTATGTTCCGCAGACCATTGGACTCGGATACACGACAGCCTCGAATTCGGCGTTCATCACCGGACTCTTCGTGGCATTTGTGCCGTTGTTCTCGCTACTGCTGTTTAAGAAGAAACCTGCAATCCGGGATTATCTTGCCGTTACCATTTCTCTAGCCGGGCTGTGGTTTCTGACCGGCGGGTTGGTCAATGCGAATCTTGGCGATATGCTGACTCTGATTACGGCGATGACATACGGGCTGCACATTCTGCTTGTCGACAAGTACGCGAAGTTCGGGTTTGACCCGTACTTGATGGCATTTCAGCAGTTTCTGTTTGTAGGTGTCGCAAGCTTGATCGCGGGTGTCGTGTTTCAGCTTCCGTTTGGTATCGGTACGACCGAAACCGCGATTGCAGTCTTGTTTCTTGCACTGCTGCCAACACTCTCGGCGTTTGTGATTCAGATGGTCGCGCAGAAGATTGTGCCGCCGGTGCGAGTGTCGCTGATATTCGCGCTGGAGCCGGTGTTTGCGGCGCTGTTCGCGTGGACTGTCGGCGGCGAGGAGTTCTCTACATATCGCGCAATCGGTGGTTTGCTGATAGTCGCCGCAATGATCGTCTCAGCCATCCCATACCGGAGGTTTGTGCTGAGACGAGCGTGTATGTGAGAGATGCGAATTGCATTGCGACAGCAGGGTGCAACAATTATCCTATTCCCAGGAGGTGATCGCAGTGGATAGCAGAGCAGAAAACATCACAGCTTCCAAACACATCGCTGTTGTCGGTGTGTCGAATCGCAAATTCGGCGGGGCAATATACAAAGAGCTGAAGAAACGCGGCTATAATGTCTACGCGGTGCATCCCACAATGGAGTCTTTCAACGGCGACCCATGCTACGACAGCCTGAAATCAGTGCCGGCTGATGTCGAGGCAGCAGTGGTGGCCGTATCGCCCGCCAGTGCAGAGAAGGTTGTCGATGACGCGCTGGGGCGCGGCATTAAGAGGCTCTGGTTTCAGCGGGGGTCGGATTTTACGAGAGTAGTAGAAAAGGCGGAGGCGGCCGGCATACAAACCATCAGCAGGAAGTGCATTCTGATGTACACGCAGCCGGTAACCGGTATCCACGCATTCCATCGCTTCCTCGCACGGGTTTTCGGTTCAGTCTGAGCCGAAGCAAGGGCAGGATTGCCCCAAGCCTGCCCTACGCTCTTATTCAATGCGTCAGGATCTCCTCACTGCCGTTCGGACCTGCTCTTCGCTTCGCTCGATCATGCAGGGATCCTGACCTACAAGATGCTCGAACAGGCAACGGTCATGAGGTACAGACAGCAACGCCGCCGCGGAAATCGCGGCGGCGTTTTAGTACGCTCGAATTAAAGGGAAACTTATCGGAGCGTGCCAACATAGCGTGTGGTAAGTTGCTTCTCGCGTGTGCGCGGATCGGTGTAGTCCGGAAGGATCATTGGGGCTACACGGCCATCCGCAACGCCGGCGTCATCAACTTCTTTATTGTATTTGACCGCATGCTCAATAGTGAGCTTGCCATCCTTGAAGGTCTCTTTTATGTAATTCGCGGCGCTCTTGCCGGCAATCCGACCGAACACCATGATATCCAGCAGCGAATTGCCCATCAGGCGGTTCTCGCCGTGGATGCCTCCGCCTACCTCGCCAGCGACAAACAGACCTGGAAGCTGCGTGGAACCATCACTCTTGAATTCGAGTCCGCCATTCTGATAATGCAATGTCGGGTAAATCAGCATCGGCTCTTTCGCGATGTCGATCCCGAAACGGTCATACAGAATGTGCTTGCCGGGGAATTCGCGCTCGACTGTGCCCTCGCCCGCTAGCATCTCGATCATTGGTGAGTCAAGCCAGACACCGAGCTTGCCCGTCGGTGTCGGAACGCCTTTGCCTTTCACAACACACTCTTTGATGATCGAAGCAGCCTCGACATCGCGCGGCTCGCGCTCGTTCACAAACTGCTGGCCGTCGATGTTAACGAGATTTGCACCCGATCCGCGAAATTTCTCGGTGATCAGGATGCCTTCGGCCTGCTCCGGAAACACGACACCGGTCGGGTGATACTGGACCGTATGCAGAAAACAGATTGGAACTCCGGCACGATACGCCATGACGATACCATCACCCGTAGCACCGTAGTGGTTGGTGGTCATGAAACCCTGGATGTGCAGCCGACCGCTTCCGCCGGTTGCCATCACAACCGCTTTGGCCTTGACTACGAGATATTCCTCGGTCTCAAGATTGTAGAGAACAGCTCCTGCGCACTGACCATGCTCGTTGAGTAACAACTCGACTGCGGGCGAGAATTCCATCAGCGTAATTTCGCCGGGAGAGTTTCGCGCTTCGTCGCGGACCGTACGCATCATCTCGGCACCGGTAATGTCAGCGGCGTAATGCATTCTCTTGCGACATGTACCACCGCCATGAATCGTTTTCAGAGTGCCGTCATCAAACTTGGAAAAATTACATCCAAGACTCTCGAGCCACTTGATCACGCCCGGGGCTTCGGTGACAAGCGTTTCGACAAGCTCCGGAGTATTCCCGAAATGCCCCCCTCCCATAACATCGAGATAGTGATAGTATGGTGAATCCTTGTGGCCTTTGGTCGCCGCCTGAATTCCACCCTCGGCCATCATAGTGTTGGCGTCACCGTGGCGCAGCTTGGTTGCGATTATGACT
This region of Candidatus Zixiibacteriota bacterium genomic DNA includes:
- a CDS encoding CoA-binding protein, which produces MDSRAENITASKHIAVVGVSNRKFGGAIYKELKKRGYNVYAVHPTMESFNGDPCYDSLKSVPADVEAAVVAVSPASAEKVVDDALGRGIKRLWFQRGSDFTRVVEKAEAAGIQTISRKCILMYTQPVTGIHAFHRFLARVFGSV
- a CDS encoding sodium:solute symporter family protein, translated to MVYFWTIIAYLLLLIAVGAYRSTRVKTQDDFMVAGRRLSARVLVGTLLATWIGSGSIIAGAGLAYDKGFSALWFDAGVWIAIIILYLIAGRARKLAQYTVPDILEIRYNKYARVLGTIVTVVAYTAIVSYQFRAGGMVLNLITGISVDYGIIITAAFVIGYTVLAGMISVAYTDVVNGIIMIIGLFLALPFLINDAGGLSEIVKRLPETHLDLLGDMSLLEALGYTLPTMLLLLGESGMYQRFFSAKDEQTAKKSVVGWLIGTIIIETLIVVVAIVGRSIFSDIDGEKVILYSVRDALPVAIGCLCLAAIVAIIVSTADSFLLVPSTNLMRDIYQRFINPGASQKRILLYSRIVVVILGIFAFVQVRFFEKVLEMAIYAYTMYGVGITPAVMAAFFWKRATAAAGVSSIAAGMTVTILWEALSQPWGLPTVYPALGLSLFCLIFVSFVTPKPDRAKVEPFFERC
- a CDS encoding FAD-binding protein, producing MPYPEELKKLIKVVESTRAERVERKKKNEEVPFLSLDERKEMLRYHPDVKEEGRREVKVGPSKGYHIAHEMADLLEAKSRVDPVAINLSKIDYETDVLVIGGGGAGTSAALLAQANGAKVIIATKLRHGDANTMMAEGGIQAATKGHKDSPYYHYLDVMGGGHFGNTPELVETLVTEAPGVIKWLESLGCNFSKFDDGTLKTIHGGGTCRKRMHYAADITGAEMMRTVRDEARNSPGEITLMEFSPAVELLLNEHGQCAGAVLYNLETEEYLVVKAKAVVMATGGSGRLHIQGFMTTNHYGATGDGIVMAYRAGVPICFLHTVQYHPTGVVFPEQAEGILITEKFRGSGANLVNIDGQQFVNEREPRDVEAASIIKECVVKGKGVPTPTGKLGVWLDSPMIEMLAGEGTVEREFPGKHILYDRFGIDIAKEPMLIYPTLHYQNGGLEFKSDGSTQLPGLFVAGEVGGGIHGENRLMGNSLLDIMVFGRIAGKSAANYIKETFKDGKLTIEHAVKYNKEVDDAGVADGRVAPMILPDYTDPRTREKQLTTRYVGTLR
- a CDS encoding cupin domain-containing protein → MSNETNHYFISPEEIRYIELMPGVKSRILTGLLGEKMMMVLTTVEPGETVPSHAHPHEQIGMVYSGKASFRVGNEEREVSRNDFFSIPANVDHEATCISAEPFVALDIFCPVREDMAEKARKLELPR
- a CDS encoding PAS domain S-box protein gives rise to the protein MKSSDQSGNPADGIHEVAPELRLICDVLSDGIIVVDGASASVIHVNKSACSMLGRSESDLKSATLTSLLSSQDFSRADELMSWTSSKTQLHFRDIPFSAAGEDVFSADITIVPLTNQTGRQAALLLKPSESRRSADRQSQILSSIATQSTEGIAVIDMEGHLQFINNAFAEMHGYKPDELLGRHVSVFHTPGQMAAVNAANKQIADTGEFTGEIWHVKRDGTEFPTAMHNSLLRDDSGEVIGMIGTLRNITDSKKVEKDLRESEARTRAILRTYPDLMFQFSSDGTFLDYIAPTEDLYVEERAFLGKNVQDVMPPEVATVSLHAIENALRTNVMQTCEYELLISGELRNFECRMNATGENEVLAIIRDITERKQAHKALEDSEQRYRKLTEVAFGGYAISTASKVAEASERFAELFGYQMTELIGMNVIDLFAPEQREDVSAKIEADYDSPYESVCKRKDGTTFPVEACGKIVQYGGAKARITAIRDITTRERAIVALRESEERYRTLYETMAQGVVYQDADGRITSVNPTAERILGLSFDEMSGRTSHDSGWRAIHEDGSEFTRDAYPSTVALSTGKEVHKVVMGIFNPRIEDWVWISVNAVPQFKPGDDKPFQVYSTFSDITDRKKAEDALKKSQAELEARNMALVSMIDVSGSLHRSLDFDDVVKAAVEAMMRYSQSPSVGMFSVNREANRLELLHARGFTDATVKAAETMPIESSLTGKAVLQNDIMVSPELTEDNRVYTGVQKHLADQGFVTIVSVPISHQDEVKGAMVLIFREEHPLDQRERETLLSIGRSIGLAMSNAEHLAQLKAEIAERKRAELEVQKERDRAQNYLDIAGAIFVVLNNRGEVTLINRKGCEILGFEERDILNRNWFNNFVPESSRTETKATFEELMAGHIEPAEYYENPILNRFGEERLIAWHNALLVNDKGRIVATLSSGEDITDRQRADEALRSAYEQLSVERKALVEKNIALREVLEHIDDERKQIRAKIAETVDQVLTPAMNRLVNSDGTVNRSFLDLLKNSLQDLASTSDEILYLYSRLSPREVEICNLIRNGATSQEIADALFISLGTVKKHREKVRKKLKLANKNINLSAFLKGFKGV
- a CDS encoding metallophosphoesterase, encoding MCYQISFRETASALLVIVALAYSGFAAVGDCAVNFAVIGDRTGDHIEGIYGQIIEQVEKLHPDFAITVGDQIEGYVEDAAILDTEWAEYDSIVAALSVPLFITPGNHDITNSFMGEYYQAHRGEPYYSVDQNGIHLIVLDNSRYNTTTDFSSEQLDWLADDLEKNRDAEYTFAFMHKPFWFDTVADGNPDTLHSLFVKFGVDGVFSGHFHSYFNGTFDGINYTSVGSSGGDADPAPTGMHFHFVSVTIDDSGFSINPITLDGAVHPWDEVTVYDVKFGNQIRYRGVEIVRPLEIGQDLNLETQTLEVSVTNLNEGLEISDTIRWDLPEGWSVEPQMLPFTVPVGDKLTAEFKFSVEGELYPLPSFSLTYPFGSNKVYTVKKYARAVRSAECLPATEAPVIDGIVNDAAWGSPVSRLFSPDGGIAITDPVNFYFAYDTDNIYLAAYCSEPFVDSMKSGTTERDGMLFGDDCVGYFIQPDIDEGKAYMIYVNAIGTVFDQELVVGYDGFTDYDPKWDGSYEVVAGRGGDHWSVEIAIPLAQWGAKAESGQKWGINFRRKQPRFGSAADWQTPIDYAPDSYGNLIMK
- a CDS encoding DMT family transporter → MSDSKNIRNISSHIGLIYAAAIWGSTFIIVKASLDNIDPVILVGYRFTFAALVLAGFLIYERKPLFAQIGRGCVLGFFLWMLYVPQTIGLGYTTASNSAFITGLFVAFVPLFSLLLFKKKPAIRDYLAVTISLAGLWFLTGGLVNANLGDMLTLITAMTYGLHILLVDKYAKFGFDPYLMAFQQFLFVGVASLIAGVVFQLPFGIGTTETAIAVLFLALLPTLSAFVIQMVAQKIVPPVRVSLIFALEPVFAALFAWTVGGEEFSTYRAIGGLLIVAAMIVSAIPYRRFVLRRACM